CAACTCGCGCGCCAGACGACCGCGACCGGGCAGTCCGCACCGTAATGCGGGGTGAGCTCGGCGACGACTTTGTCGAGCTGATGGATCGACAAGTGAATCGCGAGCACCGCGCCGGTTGCAGCGAAGGCCGCGAGTTTCTCGCCTTCGGGCATCGCGCTGGCGCGGCCCGGCGTGCGCGTCAGCACGACCGACTGGGCGAGACCGGGCAGCGTCAGTTCGGCTTCGAGAGTGGCCGCAGCGGCGGCGAAGGAGGGCACGCCTGGCGTGACGGTAAAGGGAATGCCAAGCGCGCGCAGACGGCGAAGCTGTTCGCCCATCGCCGACCAGATCGAGAGATCGCCGGAATGCAGCCGTGCGACGTCCTTGCCCTCGGCATGCGCGGCGGCAATCTCGG
This genomic interval from Bradyrhizobium guangzhouense contains the following:
- the cobM gene encoding precorrin-4 C(11)-methyltransferase, whose translation is MTVHFIGAGPGAPDLLTLRGRDLIAACPVCLYAGSLVPEGVLAHCPPGARIVNTAPLSLGQIIAEIAAAHAEGKDVARLHSGDLSIWSAMGEQLRRLRALGIPFTVTPGVPSFAAAAATLEAELTLPGLAQSVVLTRTPGRASAMPEGEKLAAFAATGAVLAIHLSIHQLDKVVAELTPHYGADCPVAVVWRASWPDQRVVRATLATLDATVAVEMERTALILVGKTLGLSDFDESRLYAADYDRRYRPVGAEPRFPEAS